The Desulfurobacterium atlanticum DNA segment GCTATCCCTCTTACTTACGCGATGACCGTTAACGTGCTTTTTATAATTGGAGCTATATTTATTCCCCACCTGTGGAATGTTGTTGAACACATATTTCCATTTGCTCTACTTGCTTTCTTTGCTATTGGAGTTTACGGCATAAAGATATTTATGGACTTTATCTCAAAAGTAGTTGCTTTCGGCGGATTTGACACAGAAAGCAACAATAGCTTAAGCCAGATGCTTTCTATATTTGCATTTACAATGATAGCTGTAGGTTTTTCCGCCACCGGTGCTATGAGCCACAATCCTTTTGTTTCTGCAATAGGAATTGTCTTTTCAATTGGATTTTTAAGTGTTGCAGCCGTATTTGGAATAATCAAACTTGTTATCGGATTTCACTCAATGTTTAAACATGGTATAAACCGTGAAGCCTCTATTTCCCTGTGGATTATTATCCCTATCTTGACAGTTGCTGGTATTGCTTTTTTTAGAAATTCTATGGGACTACACCACAATTTTAACGTTCACCTTCATCCTACCCAGCATCTTGTACTTTTTACGGTTATTGTTTCTCTTCAGCTCTTTTTCGGCCTTTTAGGTTACATGGTAATGAAACATATAAACTATTTCAAAGAGTTTATTGACGGAAAGAGTGAAAGTGTTACCGCTTACGCTGCTATATGCCCTGGTGTTGCTTTTTTTGTTATGCTCAATTTCTTGCTAAACAAAGGGTTTGTTGGAACAGGACTCATCTATAAGTTTTCTGTCGTTTATCTGCTACTCTATGTTCCCCTTATATACCTTCAGCTAAAAACGATTATTGTTCTTTTTAGATTAAACAGAAAACTTATAAAGGCTTGGCGAACGGGGGCTTAAAAGCTCCCGTTTTAAGTTATTAACAATGAAAACATTAAAGAAACAAAGAACAGTAAAAAGCTCATTAGGTGAAAGGTTAATAGATACTTTCTCGTTAAATTGTTAAATTTATTTTTAAATAGTTTAAAAGCTATCAAGTTTGCAAGGGAACCTACAAGCGTCCCAAATCCACCTACATTAACACCCATTAAAAGACTTTTCCATAGGTTCGTAAACTTTGCAAGCAACAGTGCTGCCGGTACATTACTTATTATCTGGCTTATGAAGGCGCTATAAATTAATGTTTTGTGTGGATTTGACAGAGAGAATCTAAGAGCTGAACTAATGTTTGAAGTAAATCCGAAAAACGCCAGAAATGTAAGCAAAAGAAAATAATCAATTTTCCTCAAAACGGTTTTATCTTTAAAAAGGGCAAAAAGTGGTGGAATAATGCTTATCTCTATAGGAAAGATATGGAATATTACGCCTATAAACATTATGAAAAAGCTACCGTAAATTACAGCTTTTTTTCTATTTAGTTCTTCTTCACATTTTTTTTCTGTAATTTTTATCTCTTTTCTTTCCCATAATAGAGCTATCCCAAGTATTAAAGCAAAAGAAAACATGAAAAACGGAAAGATTGCTTTTATAAAGTTTGTAAAATCCAGGTGATAATAGTAATAAATGAATATGTTTTGAGGATTTCCAAACGGTGTCAGCGCAGAAGCTCCATTTACAGATAGCGTTTCCAGTATAACAAGAAACATTATCTTTTCCGGAGGAATAGAGAGGGAAAGGGTGAGTGGAACAACGGTAAACAGAGCTATATCGTTTGTTACAAACATTGAGAGTATTCCCGATAATAGTGTAAGTTTCAGGA contains these protein-coding regions:
- a CDS encoding SLC13 family permease — its product is MGKISKIIRDEWLFFVAVTVTIVSSLAFKRMPEITKDDLKILIILFNFLVITKGLEKSGLFVKIAFYFEKGNPFLKLTLLSGILSMFVTNDIALFTVVPLTLSLSIPPEKIMFLVILETLSVNGASALTPFGNPQNIFIYYYYHLDFTNFIKAIFPFFMFSFALILGIALLWERKEIKITEKKCEEELNRKKAVIYGSFFIMFIGVIFHIFPIEISIIPPLFALFKDKTVLRKIDYFLLLTFLAFFGFTSNISSALRFSLSNPHKTLIYSAFISQIISNVPAALLLAKFTNLWKSLLMGVNVGGFGTLVGSLANLIAFKLFKNKFNNLTRKYLLTFHLMSFLLFFVSLMFSLLIT
- a CDS encoding TsoY family (seleno)protein gives rise to the protein MSFRKNLGEKYSPLYYLAALGSGGLVITFFMYLMFLTPHKGYPIPVYDTLINVLNSGSPFQKLVVVVGVLGVAFFAILHFKLLLWNIREYAYFKKTEKFKDLKKSPAEIQLMAIPLTYAMTVNVLFIIGAIFIPHLWNVVEHIFPFALLAFFAIGVYGIKIFMDFISKVVAFGGFDTESNNSLSQMLSIFAFTMIAVGFSATGAMSHNPFVSAIGIVFSIGFLSVAAVFGIIKLVIGFHSMFKHGINREASISLWIIIPILTVAGIAFFRNSMGLHHNFNVHLHPTQHLVLFTVIVSLQLFFGLLGYMVMKHINYFKEFIDGKSESVTAYAAICPGVAFFVMLNFLLNKGFVGTGLIYKFSVVYLLLYVPLIYLQLKTIIVLFRLNRKLIKAWRTGA